Proteins encoded by one window of Massilia sp. NR 4-1:
- the yajC gene encoding preprotein translocase subunit YajC, giving the protein MFISNAYAQTAADSALGSNLTSFLPLVLMFVVMYFLMIRPQQKRAKEQKAMMDALAKGDEVVTAGGLLGKVSKVSDVYVTLEVATGTDIVVQKSSITTLLPKGTLKGL; this is encoded by the coding sequence GTGTTCATTTCCAACGCCTACGCTCAAACCGCCGCCGATTCGGCCCTGGGCAGCAATCTGACCAGCTTCCTGCCGCTGGTGCTGATGTTCGTCGTCATGTACTTCCTGATGATCCGTCCTCAGCAAAAACGCGCCAAGGAACAGAAAGCCATGATGGACGCGCTGGCCAAGGGCGACGAAGTGGTAACCGCCGGCGGCCTGCTGGGCAAAGTGTCCAAAGTGAGCGACGTCTACGTGACGCTGGAAGTGGCCACCGGCACCGACATCGTGGTGCAGAAGAGCTCCATCACCACGCTGCTGCCGAAAGGCACGCTGAAGGGTCTGTAA